The Candidatus Nomurabacteria bacterium genomic sequence CTTTATGAGTGAAATAGTTGATCTACACATTAGAATAAAAAAACTGTTGGTTGAGAGGATCTATGAGAGCTTCTTTCTGATCTTTGTTGTGGGATCGGTTCTTGGGTATGCTGTCGGAGCTAGGATCGATAAGTGTGATCTGCCCGATGAAAATGCTATAGAAGTGGTTGATGAGGAGAAGCCAGAAGCTGATGTTTCAGTCACAATGGAGGTGCCGGTACCGATCGTGAACGATCCAGATAGGTCTTCTGGGTTAGTAAATGATATACAACTGGAGTCCGTCTGTGCCGATATTGCAGGAGCAATAGCCAAGCCAGGAGTATATTGTTTGGACCAAGGGAGTATGGTTATAGATATTGTTAAAGAAGCAGGAGGATTTTCAAGTAGTGTTGCAGACTCATATGTTGCAAGGATAATGAATCTGTCTCAGCAGGTTAGGGCAAATTCTAAGATCTATATACCGTATGAAGAGGAGGTGAAGTGCGATCTGCTAGAACTTACACTAAAGAATGTTCGGACAGATGAAGTATTACCAAATGTCGGATCTACTGGTGAAACCACTGAGCCACTACCTGAGCAAACAGATGAGCAGAATCAAAACTCAGATGTATCCGCACCATCTTGTATAGATCTAAATAGTGCCAGTATATCCGAACTCATAGAGATAGATGGAATAGGTGAGTCTACCGCTCAAAAGATCATTGATGCACGACCATTTGTGAGTGTTGAAGGATTGTTGGATGTTTCGGGTATAGGAGATGCTAAATATGCTCAGATGAAAGATAGTTTCTGTCCGATATGAGATCTGAGAAACGGGGCATTCTGGTGAGGATCACGTCACCGTTCGGAGGTATATTTAGATATCTTCGGGAGGATATTTTGATATTTGCATGTTTGATGGGGATTGTGATCTGTACCGCCACATACTTTGATGTTGTCGGAATGGGATCAGCAGTTGCACTCTCATTATTCACTACAGTAGTTGGATATCTCGTATATGATGGCAATCGATCATATGGTGTGCTGGTTATACTGGTTTTGCATATATTCATGATTG encodes the following:
- a CDS encoding helix-hairpin-helix domain-containing protein — translated: MSEIVDLHIRIKKLLVERIYESFFLIFVVGSVLGYAVGARIDKCDLPDENAIEVVDEEKPEADVSVTMEVPVPIVNDPDRSSGLVNDIQLESVCADIAGAIAKPGVYCLDQGSMVIDIVKEAGGFSSSVADSYVARIMNLSQQVRANSKIYIPYEEEVKCDLLELTLKNVRTDEVLPNVGSTGETTEPLPEQTDEQNQNSDVSAPSCIDLNSASISELIEIDGIGESTAQKIIDARPFVSVEGLLDVSGIGDAKYAQMKDSFCPI